A window of Xiphophorus hellerii strain 12219 chromosome 7, Xiphophorus_hellerii-4.1, whole genome shotgun sequence contains these coding sequences:
- the htr1fa gene encoding 5-hydroxytryptamine receptor 1F produces the protein MVCCTLNRPKTAKHRRIDRMDFFNWTEGAFPTNSSSFDSFETATLPPSKILLTITLSIVAVLTTFFNCLVITAIAVTRKLHHPANYLICSLAVTDLLVAVLVMPFSIIYIQNEKWIMGEVVCTIWLSIDIACCTCSILHLATIAIDRYRAITDAVEYSRKRTGARAGAMVALVWLLSILISLPPLLWRHYSDDEEHKDQCIIIHHHMAFTLYSTLGAFYIPLMLILILYYKIYKAAQTLYMRREASRASRHSCMTNGSMIPSSYPAGDSDGDGGPQSPEPISPPEKSISEPSTEETPRERVRASKKVFQSKSRRHDSRSESRRSQIYQAPRISGSRERKAASTLGLIIGAFVICWLPFFVKEVIVNTCGSCNTSIEMADFLTWLGYLNSLINPLIYTIFNEDFKKAFQKLIRCSHYL, from the exons ATGGTCTGTTGCACACTGAACCgaccaaaaacagcaaaacatcgAAGGATAGACAG AATGGATTTCTTTAATTGGACCGAAGGAGCCTTTCCtacaaacagcagcagttttgACTCCTTTGAGACTGCAACACTCCCTCCCAGTAAAATCCTACTAACAATAACCCTTTCTATCGTTGCTGTACTAACTACATTCTTTAACTGTCTGGTGATCACAGCTATTGCTGTCACCCGCAAGCTACATCACCCAGCCAACTACCTCATCTGCTCGTTAGCGGTGACTGACCTGTTGGTGGCTGTGCTAGTCATGCCCTTCAGCATAATCTACATCCAGAATGAAAAATGGATCATGGGCGAGGTGGTGTGCACCATTTGGTTGAGCATAGACATTGCGTGTTGTACCTGCTCAATTCTTCATCTTGCTACAATTGCCATTGACCGCTATAGGGCCATTACGGATGCTGTGGAGTATTCTCGCAAGCGCACAGGAGCCAGGGCTGGTGCCATGGTGGCACTAGTGTGGCTCTTGTCCATTCTCATTTCACTTCCTCCGCTACTCTGGCGACACTACAGCGATGACGAAGAGCATAAGGATCAATGCATCATCATCCACCACCACATGGCTTTCACTCTTTATTCCACACTTGGAGCATTTTATATTCCTCTGATGCTCATTCTAATCCTCTACTACAAAATCTACAAGGCTGCTCAGACACTTTACATGCGCAGAGAGGCTAGCAGGGCTAGCCGTCACTCATGCATGACCAATGGGAGCATGATTCCTTCATCCTATCCTGCTGGAGACAGCGATGGCGATGGTGGTCCTCAGAGTCCAGAGCCCATAAGCCCACCAGAAAAGTCCATCTCTGAGCCTTCTACTGAGGAAACGCCACGTGAACGGGTGCGAGCCTCCAAAAAAGTTTTCCAAAGCAAGTCACGCAGGCATGACTCGAGGAGCGAGTCGCGTCGAAGCCAAATTTACCAAGCGCCCCGAATTTCAGGCTCACGGGAACGAAAGGCAGCATCCACACTGGGGTTAATAATAGGGGCCTTTGTTATCTGTTGGCTGCCATTTTTTGTCAAGGAGGTGATCGTCAACACATGTGGTTCATGCAACACTTCTATCGAAATGGCAGATTTTCTTACGTGGTTGGGCTACCTTAACTCTCTGATCAACCCCCTCATCTACACCATCTTTAATGAGGACTTTAAAAAAGCTTTCCAAAAACTTATTAGATGCAGTCATTACCTCTGA